The genome window CACCCAGTGATCTTCACAGTCACCCAGGCACCCTCACAGTCATCCTATCACCCCCATAGCCACCCCCACAGGCACCTAATGGCCCTCACAGCCACCCAGTTacccccacagccacccagtCACCCTGACAGCCACACAGAGCCCTTTGTCctggcccagctctgcagctgccctggcacCCACACACCCGGCCTCTGGCTGCCAGACACAATGAAAACTGATTGTAAAGCAGCACCagcgtggggagggggtggggagagcTGTGGGAGCACCCTGAGCTGCACACATAGGACAGAGACTGTGAGATTGTCATCTCCAGAACTGCCCTGCAGGGCACAACTGGaacagggggagtgggggtGATGTGGGGTGTGTGGTCAGTGTCTGTTCCTCTGTGCCCTGGACAACAACGACCCCAAAGTCACAGGTGAGTGGGTCTGTATTTACACAGAGGTGCTTGGAAagaccagctctgctgctggcctgGGTGCTGGGGTTGGGGTTTCTTTGTGTGAAGGGCATTGCCAGCAGACTTGGCTGTTGTTCATAGTCCTTCAGGGAGCAAATTAGCTGGAGGAGacaggccaggccaggccagtGCTGCTGAAGTGAGCTGCCACAGCCACCCAATGCAGATGGCCCCTGGGAGGCTTTGCTATTGCCTCTGTGGGCCTTGGACCAGCCTCTGACACAGGGAGTCTGGCAGGCCAAGGACACCAGAGCTAAATGAAGCTCAGAGCAGCTTCCTACATAAATACAAGGGtcctggggaagggctgagggaatgggggtgtccagcctggagaagaggaggctgaggggagacaggagcactgacactccctgacaggaggctgtgcaCATGATGATATCCATAGTGGGGTCTTGGCCCTCTCAGACGTCCCCCCTGTGCCAGCCATGCCACCCAGAGGGGAGCTCAGTCCCTGTGGCCAGCTCACCTGCATCTGtgtcttccttccccctcctctgcccccaAATCCACTGGTGCAGCCTCATGGGCTCTTTTGTACGGTGGCAATGtgcccctgcagagctgtggagggagggctggtgcctgcagggccccagggaaggagctCTGTGGGCCATGGGCTCCAAAGGCTTTATTGCTTGTTGGTTTCTGCCAATGTCTGTGTGACTCCAGTGACTAACAACCACCTTCAGGGAGCGCAGGTGCCTGTGCAGGACATCCTGCCCTTCTGTTGGGGTGCTGAGAAGGCACTGCTCAGCCTGCCAAGGTGCAGCAGGCAATGCAGAAGGGTTGGCTGATAGAAACCAAGGGGAAACTGCAGCCCTGAGCCATGCAGCCAGACCCTCCAGGGGCTTGGCTTTTTAGGCAGGGTGGAAACCAGAGTCTGGAGGGTTGAATCCAAGTCCCACAGCTTGGAGGAGGAGAAAGCCCCCTGAGGAGACACCTCCACTGCTTTCTCCCCACTGCTGGGCTGTGTGAGCCTCCTGGCACGTTGTggctgcagcccttccctgaAGCAAACAGGAGCATCTCTGCCTGGTACAGAGTCAGCTctgggctctgtgctgctccccaCTTGTCTCCATCTGGAGACAGCTGTATGGGCTGTGTCCCTGGGAGGCTGTGTCCATGGGAGGCTGTGTGCCTGGGAGGCTGTGTCCCTGGGAGGCTGTGTCCATGGGAGGCTGTGTCCCTGGGAGGCTGTGTCCCTGGGAGGCTGTGTGCCTGGGAGGCTGTGTGCCTGGGAGGCTGTGTCCCTGGGAGGCTGTGTCCATGGGAGGCTGTGTCCATGGGAGGCTGTGTGCCTGGGAGGCTGTGTCCCTGGGAGGCTGTGTCCATGGGAGGCTGTGTGCCTGGGAGGCTGTGTCCCTGGGAGGCTGTGTCCATGGGAGGCTGTGTCCCTGGGAGGCTGTGTGCCTGGGAGGCTGTGTGCCTGGGAGGCTGTGTCCCTGGGAGGCTGTGTCCATGGGAGGCTGTGTGCCTGGGAGGCTGTGTCCATGGGAGGCTGTGTGCCTGGGAGGCTGTGTCCCTGGGAGGCTGTGTGCCTGGGAGGCTGTGTGCCTGGGAGGCTGTGTCCCTGGGAGGCTGTGTGCCTGGGAGGCTGTGTGCCTGGGAGGCTGTGTCCATGGGAGGCTGTGTCCATGGGAGGCTGTGTCCCTGGGAGGCTGTGTGCCTGGGAGGCTGTGTCCCTGGGAGGCTGTGTCCATGGGAGGCTGTGTGCCTGGGAGGCTGTGTCCCTGGGAGGCTGTGTGCCTGGGAGGCTGTGTCCCTGGGAGGCTGTGTCCATGGGAGGCTGTGTGCCTGGGAGGCTGTGTCCATGGGAGGCTGTGTGCCTGGGAGGCTGTGTGCCTGGGAGGCTGTGTCCCTGGGAGGCTGTGTGCCTGGGAGGCTGTGTCCCTGGGAGGCTGTGTGCCTGGGAGGCTGTGTCCATGGGAGGCTGTGTCCATGGGAGGCTGTGTGCCTGGGAGGCTGTGCCACGCTGCTGGGTTAGTTGCTGGGCTCTGTGCCCGCCGTATCTGTCTCCgcaggcagcagctctctgcagctcctgccgTTGCTGACCTTCCCCTTGCTGTTGTCCCTCGGGGGGTCGCTGCCTTTGTCCTCCACTTTCTGCTTGAGTTTGAGGGAGGATTCTCTCTGGGAGAGGAGGGGCTGGTAGCCAGGGAAGCCTCCACTCACGTTCGGCCGCTTCTCTGGGGATGAAGAGAAGAAGAGGGTTGGGCCCTGCAGGGTGTCTCCTTCCATCCCCAGATGCCCACAAAGAGGGCAAGAGGGGTGGGAGTGTGCTGGTGCcccaggctggctgtgctgaggggcagggcagggtgtgGTGGTCAGTCTCCTACCTCCTGGGCCGATGGGGTGCATCAGCCGGTTCATCTGGACGTTCCAGTGCTTGACGTTGGTGCTGGCCTGGCGCAGCTTCCGCTGGGCAGCCtgacagggcacaggggagagggctgagctgcctgccCCACACCCCCTGAGCTCCCCTGCCCTGAGCAAGCCTGGGCTGGAGGCTCCCTCTGGGACAAAGCCCCAGCTCACTCTCCTCTAGGtcttctcctcccacccccACACACCCCGTCCACACTGGACACCAGTGCTGTGCCCTCAGGGCAGGACACACTGTCCCATCTCAGCCACTGAATcccagaatcatttgggttgttgaagcccctgaagctgctgtagtcccagctctgccttcaccctgcccagcccagcactgacccacagccctcagcacctcagctccatgcctttgggatccctccagggctgggcactcccccagctccctgggcagcctggcacaggggctcacactcctctcagggaaacagttctgcctcagctccagcctcaacctcccctgggccaactgcagcccattgcctcttgtcctgtcattcattgctggggagcagagcccgacccccagctccctgcagcctcctgtcagggagtgtcagagagtgctgctggctgccctcagcctcctcttctccaggctcaacacccccattccctcagcccctccccagccccttgtgctccagccccttccccagctctgtgcccggctctggccacgctgcagcccctcagtgtccctgtggcagtgagtgaggggcccagcactgacacagccctggagctgcagcccctcagtgtccctgtggcagtgagtgaggggcccagcactgacacagccctggagctgcagcctccccagggcccagcacagggcacaatGACCCTGGCTCAGCACACGGCACAGCTCAGAAAACTCCTGAGGCAATGTCAGCTCAGTCCCACGGGGGCTGCATGTCCCTGCTGTGGGGGTGACTCAGGGAGGGCTGGGAAGTCCCCCAGGGCTCCCAGCAGAAGGGATGTGGCAGGGGTGTGCTGCTCACCATGACGTCTTGGTCCACCCGCTGCCTGTTCACTCTCacttcttccagctgcttctgcgCCTCTTCCAGACACTTGCTCTTGTTCTCCATCTCCTGCTTGAGCACTTGCTTCTCCCGCTGAGTTTTGATGATATATTCCTCTTGCTCCTCCTTCAGCTTCATcagctgcttcagcttctcctcttcctcagccaGCAGCCTGTCAACAAAGGCCAGGAGCTGAGGACACCCTTCCACCAGcttcccccatccccagcacacCCCAGTGCCCCGGGGAGCACGTCCCCACAGCCAGCTGGGAGTGGGGCAGCCTGAGGAGGGGCAGGGACAGCCTGGTCCTACCTGGCCTGTGCATATCTCACGGACTCCTCGTCCTGCCGCGCCTTcacctcctgctgcagagcctcCTGCAGCCGCTCCTGCATGGCCTCCAGCTCCAGGATGCGCTTGCGCTGCcgctctgcctctgcctccttcagaACCATCTCTGCCTGCATGGAGGCACGAGCCTGGGCGAGGGGAGAAGCCATCAGCACGGCCAGAGCCACTGCTGCCGTCAGCAGGCTGCCCTTAGCCTCACAGCCCTGGGTGCATGGGGCCTGATGCCTCCCCCAGCAGGGACAGCCCACGGACAGAGCTCCAGAGCAAGGCTCAGGGGACACGCTGCATCACTCAGATCCAGCAAGGTCAGAAACAGGCTCCCTGGGCATCCCAGCACCAGCACTCACAGCTCATCTGCCACCCCCAGCAGCCTCACACCTCTCATCCCATGCTCTCCTCACCTCCTGCTCCTCATGCACCCCACACACCGCAGTgctcactgtccctggctcacaCACAGTCCTCAGGAGGCTGTTGCAAAAGCTCCTCCCAACCTCTTGGTCTGCCACAGgcgagggaaggggaaggaagcaCCCAGCCCGTGGCAGGGGCAGCTCTGTGGCTGCACCCACctgctcagcctcctgcagctggatcTCCAGGGTCCGCTGCATCTCCTCGTGCTGCTGCCTGCGCCGCTGCTCCTCCTCTTGCAGGAGCATCTCTGCCTGCCGCTGGGcctccttcagcagctccagctcctgcagcttcctctccttctcctcctgcagctgcttcagCCGCTGGGTCTCCTCCTCCTTGGCCGCCTTGCGCTGCTCCCGCTGCTcccgctgctcccggcgcttctgCTTCAGGTCCTTGTGCAGGGAGTTCTTGCCCTCGGCCTGCAGCCGGATGGCTGTCTGGatggctggggagggaaggagagtcagcagctctgcacacacagacctggcagtgctggctcacaacaaactgcccatgagcagcaacgtggcctcgtgggcaaggccaatggcagcctgggggcagcaagagagtgtgggcagcagggccagggaggttctgctccccctctgctctgccacatctgctgaggcctcatctggagtcctggggccagttctgggctccccagctgcagagggacagggaactgctggagagaggccagtgcagggccagcaagatgctgaggggatggagcatcttccttgtgaggaaaggctgtgggacctggggctgttcagcctggagaagagactgaggggggagctcagtaatAGTCACaagtatctcactggtgggtgtcaggaggttggggcagcacttgtttgtgTTGTATGCAGTGCCAGaacaagggctgatgggcatcagctgggacacaaacagtgccactggcacaggaggagcaagtcctttggtgctgaggtgagggagccctggcccaggctgcccagggagggtgtggaggctccttctcaggaggtttccaaccccacctggccatgttcctgtgcccctgagccaggggaacctgcttgagcaggagagttgggctggatgagctctgcaggtcccttcccacccccaccatgctgggattctctgagtggggctgtggggatggcagggggcagctggggaggggctgcagggtgggcaCAGACCCAGTGTCcactcctggcgctgccgggtGTCGGACGCGCTCATCTCGTAGGTGCGGGACGAGGTCTTGACGCAGAACATGCACCTCTTGCCATCCCGGTCAGGCAGCACCTGCAGGAGAGACACAGGGAGCTGTTACCCCCTTGTACCCCACCTTACCCCCACTGTCCTCAGCCACAGGACTGGCTGTTCCACGCTCATGGGGTGTGTCCTTGGGTTCCCCTTTGCCCGCCTCGGGGCCGTACCTCCACACAGCAGTGTTTGTCCAACACGATGCTCCCCTTTTGCTCCTTCCGTTCCTCGCTCATGTAGTAGGACAGGACACGAGGCTTCAGCATGAACCACCTCTCTGACCAGTTTCTCCTCAGATGACCCTTCTTCCACAGGTAGCCCTGCAGCCAAAACACACAGTGATCCAAcccaggctgggagggaggggCGAGGGCAAGGCTTGTGCCCCGCACTGTGCCAGCTCCTTGCCTGTTTGAGCACATCCTCGATGATCTCCTGGTACACCTCCTCCACAGCCATGCTCACAGCCTCCTGCTCCACCCCTCGCAGCAGCCTCCCCGAGTTCACCATGTCCAGGAACTGCCAGACTGTGAGCCCaccctggccctgcagctcctgggccaGGTATTCCTCCAGCTCACAGGAGTTCAGCTCCACGTTCATGGCTGTGCAGATCTTCTTCAGCAGGTATTCCacctgtggggatggggagagcTGAGAACTATCCTCACAGACTCATTTTGGAGAGGATAAGCCCATGGATCTCTTTCCAGCTTGGAGATGCagccctggtccaggctgcccagggagggtgtggaggctccttctcaggaggtttccaaccccccctggacacgttcctgtgccccctgagccaggggaagctgctgtagcaggggctggatgagctctgcagggcccttccagcccccagcactctgtGACAAGCAGGCACTTTTGCCCATGCCATGGCACAGCTGGGGGCTGAagcagggagctgtgtgtgggctcatcccctcagccccacatggcacagcagcactgtggaACCTGACATTAACTCtcctctggcccaggctgcacagggagggtgtggaggctccttctcaggaggtttccaaccccacctggacacgttcctgtgcccctgagccaggggaacctgctttagaaggggcttgggcagctctgcccaccccaccatgctggggttCTGTGACTCCTACCCCAGAGGAATCACCCTTTGTGATGGTTAATGGGTATGGCCaagctggcagcaggcaggctcAGGAGCTTGACATTGGGTTAGAGCTTTAGCACTGGGaggtttttccttttaatcacAAGGCTGAGGTGCTTTTGGCTTGGCTGCAGAGTGAGAAAACTCTGCAGCAGTCCAGTGCCTGAGGGaggagagcccagggctgctgcccctCACAGCCTGGAGGCAGAGGTCTCAGACTGTGGCCTCAGCACTGCTCTGGTTTCCAGCTGACACCAAACCCCTGGGGATGAGTTCCCCGTGGAGGAGATGAGCATTGACTGGAAACTGCAAAGAAATGGCTTTCAAAAGAGAGTTCAAATGGTTGACATGATGTTGGGAAGACTTATTCCAGCTCAGCTTTtgctgccagctctcctctACCCTCAACCCAGGCACTGAGAGCAGGTGACTGCAGAAAGCTAAAACCCATCAGGCTGCTGAACCTGGATTTGGGTTTTTGACATCATCTgacaaggagaaggggaaaaatgaacgttgcttttttcttcttcttttcaagCTCAGCCCTGTAAGCAAAAAGATGATTCAGTGTGTGAGGCTCTGGGGAACAGGAaaccctgtcccaggctgcaggaagTGTGGTTGCcctcccacagctctgcactTGGTGGCTTTTCTTTGcccttttctcttctcttattttctttgttggCTTTTCTGCTGATCTCAGGATGTTGATGGTGGAGAAGCTGCAGACTGGCAGCTGCTTGCCCAGCTCAGTTCCTCCCAACGAGGCTGCTCTTGGCTTTGGAGCTTGTCCCTCCTCTCCAGATCTTCATGTGAGGGTTTGGGCTGAGCTCCAGAGAAGGGAGAACCCCCCCCTCCAAATGCCACATGGGATTTGGAGCTTACTTTCCAGGGCAGCTGGGACAACCTCACTCTTGATTCACTGGGTGCTGGGTGAGCAGTGGGTATGGAGAGGGACAACCAGGTCTGTTGTGCCTCTGATGGCATGggcacacaggaaagcagcacgaggggcacagccctgcccagcctggcagtgACTGCAAGGGCAGCAACCTCCCACTGCACACACTTAAAGGGTTTCTTGCCATCTTCTCTTCCCCATGAAGACCAGAGTCTTCCTCCAGCAAAGCCCTTGAGGAGTTGGATGGGCTTTAGGCAAGAgaccagccccaggaggagctgagctgcagaggctgtttgGTTGGGACTCAGAGAAGGGCATTTCATAGCAAACAGAAGAGCTCCCTGGGGTaaggctggagcacaagggagCACCATggccctgcccacagcccatcCTCCACCACATCTGTCCTTACAGACATCCAGCATTTTGGAAGGGTCCTCCCAGGTCACTCCCCTCTCCctggagagcagggctgggcatAGTTGGGGGTGCCCAGGGCAGACAGCCCCCCTTGTCCCACCCCTGGCCCTCTGTCTCTGCCACATGGTGCAGGATGTGGTGGGATATGGCAGGAAGCGATAGTGGGATGTGGCATCCCCAGACGGGGCTGTGCCAGCAAGCAGAGCCCTGGCAGGATGGGCAGGGGGGCACGAGAGGCAGCTCCTACCTCATCTGGCACCATGACAAGAGGGTATTTGTCTTCAGAGAGAAAGTTGAAGAGACACCAGAGCTTGAAGGCATCCTGGTGGGACACGATGCTGTTCCCATTCCGGTCGGGTTTGTAATTCTTCTTTGCTGTCAGGGTCCAGCAGAGCTCATCAAAGTTTGCTTTGACAAAGGCACCTTCCTCCACCTGTAGGCAGGACTCAGGGGGTCagtgtgctgcagagccagggaaaAACCTTTGTCTGTCAGGAAGCTGAAAGCCCCTCTTGCTAGGAATgcccactcctcctcctctgctgcccctgGGATTTATTAGTGACGGTGAAAGGAGAAGAAGAGGGTTAAAGGTCACGTCCCAAAGAGCCACGGGGGAACCTGGAAGGATTTTGGCCACTGTGTGATGAGGAGATTGGGCTGGGCTGACCTTGGGCagagggagcaggggaaggctctgccctggctcgctgcagagctgctgcccacagctgaGATCAcatccctgccccagccctgctgagcagctgagggcacaggcacagctcaggcctggggaggcagctggggagggaaAGGTTGCTGCACCCATCTCCCAGCCCTCACTTCTTTTGATcacacagaggaagaaagttGTCAGtgatttttcctctcctcccctgcCTGGAGGAAATGAGCACCCAAAGGTGCCTTTGAGCCACCTCAGCCTCTGCTTCTGCCCCACACCTcatcctcttccctctcctctgctttgcCAAATGAGGTCACACCTCAAATCTCAACAGGGgtggagaggaaaaaggggCTGATTGCTCTCTCTGAGACCTTTGGGGAACGTGGGCAGAGATGCACCTCCATCCAGAGCCTTGCTCACTTCATCAAGTCTGACTTCACCAAGACTCCATCAAGGGCTGGCTCCATCCTTGCTGAGCAGATGTTGGGTGCTGAACATTTCCCACCCATCTGGGTGTTCCCCTGAGtgctccccagctctctgcATCCTTTTCCCACCCAAAAAAAGTCTAACTGTGGGGCTCCCATGGGAtgcaggagcagcccaggcACCGTGGGGTCCCCACCTGAGATGCAGCAGGTTGGGAGGATGGCCAAGGGACTCACCTTGTCCAGGATGTACTTGTTGAGGTAGGGCATGTAGCCCTGGCTGGACACCGGCCCGTCGTCATCGTCACGGAAATGTTCCTCCAGGGCCACGGGGTCGTGGGGGATGCACAGCACCGTGTACAGGTTGTGGGACAGCACCTGCCATGGGACAGAGTCAACAACCCCCAGCCCtgacccagcacagccccacagagcatctccagcacagccccacagaatatccccagcacagccccacagagcaTCCCCAGCACCACCCCACAGAGCATCGCCAGCAcatccccacagcacagccccacagcacagccccagcacagccccagcacagccccacagggcATCCTCACAGAAtatccccagcacagccccacagagcatctccagcacagccccacagagcatccccagcacagccccacagagcaTCCCCAGCACCACCCCACAGAGCATCGCCAGCAcatccccacagcacagccccacagcacagccccagcacagccccacagagcatccccagcacagccccacagagcaTCCCCAGCACCACCCCACAGAGCATCGCCAGCAcatccccacagcacagccccacagcacagccccagcacagccccacagcacagccccacagggcATCCTCACAGAAtatccccagcacagccccacagagcatccccagcacagccccacagggcATCCCCACAGAAtatccccagcacagccccacagggcATCCCCACAGAAtatccccagcacagccccacagagcaTCCCCAGCACCACTCCACAGAGCA of Colius striatus isolate bColStr4 chromosome 22, bColStr4.1.hap1, whole genome shotgun sequence contains these proteins:
- the DEF6 gene encoding differentially expressed in FDCP 6 homolog, whose amino-acid sequence is MDLRAELLKSIWYAFTALDVEKSGKVSKSQLKVLSHNLYTVLCIPHDPVALEEHFRDDDDGPVSSQGYMPYLNKYILDKVEEGAFVKANFDELCWTLTAKKNYKPDRNGNSIVSHQDAFKLWCLFNFLSEDKYPLVMVPDEVEYLLKKICTAMNVELNSCELEEYLAQELQGQGGLTVWQFLDMVNSGRLLRGVEQEAVSMAVEEVYQEIIEDVLKQGYLWKKGHLRRNWSERWFMLKPRVLSYYMSEERKEQKGSIVLDKHCCVEVLPDRDGKRCMFCVKTSSRTYEMSASDTRQRQEWTLAIQTAIRLQAEGKNSLHKDLKQKRREQREQREQRKAAKEEETQRLKQLQEEKERKLQELELLKEAQRQAEMLLQEEEQRRRQQHEEMQRTLEIQLQEAEQARASMQAEMVLKEAEAERQRKRILELEAMQERLQEALQQEVKARQDEESVRYAQARLLAEEEEKLKQLMKLKEEQEEYIIKTQREKQVLKQEMENKSKCLEEAQKQLEEVRVNRQRVDQDVMAAQRKLRQASTNVKHWNVQMNRLMHPIGPGEKRPNVSGGFPGYQPLLSQRESSLKLKQKVEDKGSDPPRDNSKGKVSNGRSCRELLPAETDTAGTEPSN